One Vespa crabro chromosome 4, iyVesCrab1.2, whole genome shotgun sequence DNA segment encodes these proteins:
- the LOC124423293 gene encoding uncharacterized protein LOC124423293, with amino-acid sequence MMTRKAKWSRFAECFCRRPGIVLLLLPCLVIVTLFFVSEENIVYTNFQYPSYRFYNDTNGTMDGFLVWNSKCHMLSIDALDPSIVKFVKREKFEECFKGNLYTRISKGENDTITLLLDSKFMAAHKNMFCCWSPVIRPNFDNPRKHKFDSTITVKQCESLKTQATIPDDVEVVLVNCQIKSKKKKKQTIYENVHAILNPRKVYDRLENGTNNNVTYGLPRKLSILVLGIDSVSRLNFQRSMPKTEKYLRETGWIGLKGYNKMGDNTFPNLMAILTGQNQEQAYSRCKPSEAYKLDRCPFLWYNFRNAGYITAYGEDETVLNTFNYLKVGFVQPPTDYYLRPYMLASEKLLKSKNRFNLKYCTGPETSFDRIFNYAMEFAQTFVNVPYFGFFWTNSISHENVNGPSLMDSQMFRKLQILKEEGVLNDTMIVFLSDHGMRWGNIRETFVGWYEERLPFIYIWLPDWFRNENPDAYQALKLNENRLTSPFDLYETFRDILLTAGGDADVSPGCPSCNSLFEPIPRERSCQDASIAPHWCACTAFRTANTDDKIVIGGVNSFLNHIENIVKDYKDKKGKRLCAKLQLKKIYRADQMLHFNDKNSTSIEYFCMIQVTPGNGKFEFTVRYNSNASYTVSDHNVSRINPYATSAKCLNHGMKQYCYCVK; translated from the exons ATGATGACGCGCAAGGCAAAGTGGTCGCGCTTCGCGGAATGCTTTTGTCGAAGACCTGGTATAGTTTTACTCCTTCTTCCGTGTCTTGTCATTGtgacattattttttgtttccgAAGAAAACATCGTCTATACGAATTTCCAATATCCGTCCTACAGATTCTACAACGATACTAACG GTACGATGGACGGTTTTCTCGTATGGAATTCGAAGTGTCATATGTTATCGATAGACGCATTAGATCCATCGATCGTAAAGTttgtaaaaagggaaaagttcGAGGAATGTTTTAAAGGGAACCTTTACACGCGAATATCAAAAGGGGAAAACGATACCATCACCCTTCTCCTCGATTCAAAATTCATGGCTGCtcataaaaatatgttttgtTGTTGGTCGCCGGTAATTAGACCGAACTTTGATAATCCAAGAAAGCACAAATTTGATTCGACGATAAC AGTGAAACAATGTGAAAGTTTGAAAACGCAAGCAACGATACCAGACGACGTGGAAGTTGTTTTGGTGAATTGTCAAATtaaatcgaagaagaaaaagaaacaaacgataTATGAAAACGTCCATGCCATTTTGAATCCACGTAAGGTCTACGATCGTCTGGAGAACGGCACGAATAACAACGTGACATATGGTCTCCCGAGAAAACTCAGTATTCTCGTTCTTGGTATCGACAGTGTAAGCCGATTAAACTTTCAAAGAAGTATGCCAAAGACCGAAAAGTATCTTCGTGAGACCGGTTGGATCGGCTTGAAGGGATACAACAAAATGGGCGACAATACTTTTCCAAACTTGATGGCAATTTTAACCGGTCAGAATCAAGAACAGGCATACTCGAGATGTAAACCTTCGGAAGCTTATAAACTCGATCGTTGTCCTTTTCTCTGGTATAATTTCCGCAATGCAGGATACATCACGGCATACGGCGAGGACGAGACCGTTTTGAACACATTTAACTATCTAAAAGTAGGTTTCGTGCAACCACCAACGGACTATTATCTACGGCCTTACATGCTGGCAAGCGAAAAGCTTCTTAAATCTAAGAACag ATTTAATCTTAAATATTGCACTGGCCCTGAAACGAGCTTCGATAGGATCTTTAATTACGCTATGGAGTTTGCTCAAACGTTCGTGAACGTACCGTATTTTGGATTTTTTTGGACTAATTCGATAAGCCATGAGAACGTGAATGGACCATCCTTAATGGATTCCCAAATGTTTCGAAAATTGCAAATTCTCAAAGAGGAAGGGGTTCTTAACGACACGATGATCGTGTTTTTGAGTGATCACG GCATGCGTTGGGGTAACATCAGAGAGACATTCGTTGGTTGGTACGAGGAAAGATTACCTTTCATCTATATATGGTTACCAGATTGGTTCCGTAATGAAAATCCGGATGCTTATCAGGCtctgaaattaaatgaaaatcgtCTGACTTCTCCGTTTGATCTCTACGAAACATTCAgggatattttattaacagcTGGTGGAGATGCCGATGTTTCTCCAG GTTGTCCAAGCTGTAACAGTCTGTTCGAGCCAATTCCAAGAGAAAGATCGTGTCAAGATGCTTCAATCGCACCTCACTGGTGTGCCTGTACAGCTTTTAGAACAGCTAATACagatgataaaatcgtgattgGTGGTGTGAACagttttttaaatcatatagaaaatatcgtgAAGGATTACAAGGATAAGAAGGGTAAAAGATTGTGCGCGAAACTGCAactgaagaaaatatatcggGCCGATCAGATGTtacattttaatgataaaaattcaacGAGCATAGAATATTTCTGTATGATTCAGGTGACCCCAGGAAATGGTAAATTTGAGTTCACCGTACGATATAATAGCAACGCTAGTTATACCGTGTCGGATCATAATGTGAGCAGGATTAATCCTTATGCTACGAGTGCCAAGTGTTTGAATCATGGTATGAAACAATATTGCTATTGCGTCAAGTAG